One segment of Manihot esculenta cultivar AM560-2 chromosome 4, M.esculenta_v8, whole genome shotgun sequence DNA contains the following:
- the LOC110613373 gene encoding hydroxyproline O-arabinosyltransferase RDN2 isoform X2: MIERKAMGRASPLLLILLVLGFCFATYNLVTLIIHNRSVGKRTHDGSSGGIFFDPVIEMPEDAKKQKNAKIPFHVALTATDSPYSKWQCRIMYYWYKKKKDLPGSEMGGFTRILHSGNPDNLMDEIPTVVVDPLPAGLDRGYIVLNRPWAFVQWLEKTTIEEEYILMAEPDHIFVNPLPNLSHDGYPAAFPFFYIKPADNEKIIRKFYPEEKGPVTNIDPIGNSPVIIKKELLEKIAPTWMNVSLKMKDDQEADKTFGWVLEMYAYAVASALHGVKHILRKDFMLQPPWDLGIGKKFIIHYTYGCDYNLKGELMYGKIGEWRFDKRSHLRGPPPKNLPLPPPGVPESVV; this comes from the exons ATGATTGAGAGAAAGGCAATGGGGCGTGCTTCTCCATTGCTTTTGATTCTCTTGGTTCTTGGTTTTTGCTTTGCCACATACAATTTGGTTACCTTGATAATCCACAATAGATCTGTTGGGAAACGGACGCATGACGGTTCAAGTGGTGGTATATTTTTTGATCCTGTTATTGAAATGCCTGAAGATgcaaagaaacaaaagaatgccAAGATCCCATTCCATGTTGCCTTAACAGCAACTGATTCTCCTTACAGCAAATGGCAGTGTCGCATTATGTACTATTGGtataagaagaagaaagatcTACCTGGGTCAGAGATGGGAGGATTCACCCGAATTTTGCACTCAGGAAACCCTGACAACTTGATGGATGAGATTCCTACTGTTGTGGTTGATCCTCTTCCAGCAGGTTTGGATCGG GGTTATATTGTGCTAAACAGACCTTGGGCTTTTGTGCAGTGGTTGGAAAAAACTACAATCGAAGAAGA ATACATATTGATGGCAGAGCCTGATCACATATTTGTAAATCCTCTTCCAAATTTGTCACATGATGGGTATCCAGCTGCTTTTCCATTCTTTTACATTAAACCTGCTGATAATGAAAAAATCATTAGGAAGTTTTATCCAGAGGAGAAAGGCCCTGTGACAAATATTGATCCAATTGGTAATTCTCCTGTAATTATCAAGAAG GAATTGCTGGAGAAAATAGCCCCAACATGGATGAATGTTTCCTTGAAAATGAAAGATGATCAGGAGGCTGATAAAACTTTTGGCTGGGTGCTAGAAAT GTATGCATATGCTGTAGCTTCAGCTTTACATGGCGTGAAGCACATTCTTCGGAAAGACTTCATGTTGCAG CCCCCTTGGGATCTCGGAATTGGAAAAAAGTTTATTATTCATTACACTTATGGATGTGACTACAACTTAaag GGTGAGCTAATGTATGGTAAAATTGGAGAGTGGCGATTTGACAAGAGATCCCATCTACGTGGACCTCCACCAAAAAATCTGCCCTTGCCCCCTCCAGGGGTTCCTGAAAGTGTGGTATGA
- the LOC110612500 gene encoding NADPH:quinone oxidoreductase — protein MAAAVPVIKIAALSGSLRKASFNSGLIRSAIELSKESVNGIQIEEIDISQLPLLNADLIVNGSYPPVVEAFRQKIIKADSVLFASPENNYSLSAPLKNAMDWASLPPNCWGDKTAAVVSAGGGFGGGRSHYHLRQIGVYLDLHFINKPEFFLNAFQSPAKFDDDGNLIDAETKERLKEILVALRDFTLRLHK, from the exons ATGGCAGCAGCTGTTCCGGTGATCAAGATTGCAGCCCTTAGTGGGTCTCTCCGCAAAGCTTCCTTCAATTCAGGCCTCATCCGTTCTG caattgAGCTTAGCAAGGAGTCTGTGAATGGTATACAAATTGAGGAGATAGATATATCCCAGTTGCCATTGCTGAACGCTGATCTTATAGTCAATGGAAGTTATCCACCAGTAGTTGAAGCTTTCCGCCAAAAGATTATCAAAGCTGATAGTGTTCTTTTCGCTTCTCCCGAGAACAATTACTCTCTTAGTG CACCTTTGAAGAACGCCATGGACTGGGCATCTCTACCACCAAACTGTTGGGGAGATAAGACAGCTGCTGTAGTGAGTGCTGGAGGAGGCTTCGGTGGTGGGAGATCACATTACCATCTTCGCCAAATCGGAGTTTATCTAGATCTTCATTTCATAAACAAACCTGAATTTTTCTTGAATGCATTCCAGTCTCCTGCAAAGTTTGATGATGATGGAAACTTGATCGATGCTGAGACCAAGGAGAGGTTGAAAGAAATTCTGGTTGCCCTGCGTGACTTCACCCTGCGACTTCACAAGTAG
- the LOC110613373 gene encoding hydroxyproline O-arabinosyltransferase RDN2 isoform X1, whose amino-acid sequence MIERKAMGRASPLLLILLVLGFCFATYNLVTLIIHNRSVGKRTHDGSSGGIFFDPVIEMPEDAKKQKNAKIPFHVALTATDSPYSKWQCRIMYYWYKKKKDLPGSEMGGFTRILHSGNPDNLMDEIPTVVVDPLPAGLDRGYIVLNRPWAFVQWLEKTTIEEEYILMAEPDHIFVNPLPNLSHDGYPAAFPFFYIKPADNEKIIRKFYPEEKGPVTNIDPIGNSPVIIKKELLEKIAPTWMNVSLKMKDDQEADKTFGWVLEMYAYAVASALHGVKHILRKDFMLQPPWDLGIGKKFIIHYTYGCDYNLKGELMYGKIGEWRFDKRSHLRGPPPKNLPLPPPGVPESVVSLVKMVNEATANIPNWDTE is encoded by the exons ATGATTGAGAGAAAGGCAATGGGGCGTGCTTCTCCATTGCTTTTGATTCTCTTGGTTCTTGGTTTTTGCTTTGCCACATACAATTTGGTTACCTTGATAATCCACAATAGATCTGTTGGGAAACGGACGCATGACGGTTCAAGTGGTGGTATATTTTTTGATCCTGTTATTGAAATGCCTGAAGATgcaaagaaacaaaagaatgccAAGATCCCATTCCATGTTGCCTTAACAGCAACTGATTCTCCTTACAGCAAATGGCAGTGTCGCATTATGTACTATTGGtataagaagaagaaagatcTACCTGGGTCAGAGATGGGAGGATTCACCCGAATTTTGCACTCAGGAAACCCTGACAACTTGATGGATGAGATTCCTACTGTTGTGGTTGATCCTCTTCCAGCAGGTTTGGATCGG GGTTATATTGTGCTAAACAGACCTTGGGCTTTTGTGCAGTGGTTGGAAAAAACTACAATCGAAGAAGA ATACATATTGATGGCAGAGCCTGATCACATATTTGTAAATCCTCTTCCAAATTTGTCACATGATGGGTATCCAGCTGCTTTTCCATTCTTTTACATTAAACCTGCTGATAATGAAAAAATCATTAGGAAGTTTTATCCAGAGGAGAAAGGCCCTGTGACAAATATTGATCCAATTGGTAATTCTCCTGTAATTATCAAGAAG GAATTGCTGGAGAAAATAGCCCCAACATGGATGAATGTTTCCTTGAAAATGAAAGATGATCAGGAGGCTGATAAAACTTTTGGCTGGGTGCTAGAAAT GTATGCATATGCTGTAGCTTCAGCTTTACATGGCGTGAAGCACATTCTTCGGAAAGACTTCATGTTGCAG CCCCCTTGGGATCTCGGAATTGGAAAAAAGTTTATTATTCATTACACTTATGGATGTGACTACAACTTAaag GGTGAGCTAATGTATGGTAAAATTGGAGAGTGGCGATTTGACAAGAGATCCCATCTACGTGGACCTCCACCAAAAAATCTGCCCTTGCCCCCTCCAGGGGTTCCTGAAAGTGTG GTCTCGCTTGTAAAGATGGTCAATGAAGCTACAGCCAACATTCCTAATTGGGATACTGAGTAG
- the LOC110614107 gene encoding NADPH:quinone oxidoreductase — protein MAGAFPVIKVAALSGSLRKASFSSGVIRSAIELSNEWVNGIQIEQIDISELPLLNSDLIVNGTYPLVVEAFRQKIVDADCFLFVSPENNYSFSAPLKNAIDWASIPPNSWGDKAAAIVSVGGDFGGGRSQYPLRQLGVFLDIHFINKPEVFLNVFQPPAKFDDDGNLTDAEGKERLKEILVALRDFTLRLHK, from the exons ATGGCAGGAGCTTTTCCGGTGATCAAGGTTGCTGCCCTTAGTGGGTCTCTTCGCAAAGCTTCCTTCAGTTCAGGAGTCATCCGTTCTG CGATTGAGTTGAGCAATGAGTGGGTGAATGGTATACAAATTGAGCAGATAGACATATCCGAGTTGCCATTGCTGAACAGTGATCTTATCGTCAATGGAACTTATCCACTCGTTGTTGAAGCTTTTCGCCAAAAAATTGTCGATGCTGActgttttctttttgtttctcctGAAAACAATTACTCTTTTAGTG CGCCTTTGAAGAACGCCATAGACTGGGCCTCTATACCACCAAACAGTTGGGGAGACAAGGCAGCTGCTATAGTGAGTGTTGGAGGAGACTTTGGCGGTGGGAGATCACAGTACCCTCTCCGCCAACTCGGGGTTTTTCTGGATATTCACTTCATAAACAAACCTGAAGTTTTCTTGAATGTATTCCAGCCACCGGCAAAGTTTGATGATGATGGGAATTTGACCGATGCTGAGGGAAAGGAGAGGTTGAAAGAAATTCTAGTTGCCCTGCGTGACTTCACCCTGCGACTTCACAAGTAG